In Phaseolus vulgaris cultivar G19833 chromosome 3, P. vulgaris v2.0, whole genome shotgun sequence, the sequence ATTTAGTCACACATTTGAGATATTCAATCCTCAGTATGAGGGGGTTTATTAGGGATCCACATCGAATAGAGATAAAGTCAAATTATAGTATACAAGTAGGTGCAAATTTTACGAgtttgaattaggcttaaagtgcactttctaaataaaaatttaccTGATTGAGAGCACAAACAGCAGGAACATTCATGTCAAACAAGGCAGCATAGATTGCTTCTTTAAGCTGCTGTCTTGATGCTTTGGCAGATTCAGTATCTGCAAGTATGAAATGAAACAGAACATTATACAGCTAGAATATCATGTAAGTATCAGGTGAGAGAATAGGAGAATATAATCTTCACCACATAACTAATGGATGGTTaaggaaaatcaaatttaaGCAAAACAATTTTTTACCATCCACGCATGATTATAGTCAAAATTAACTTGCCTCTCACAAAAAAGGAGCCACGTCTTATGTGTGTAGATCAAATCAACAACTTGACCCttctatttgaaaaaaattctcATTTAGGTTCCTATGTAGAAAAACTTTACAGTTTGGCCCCTATTTGAGAAAGTATTTCAACTCAGTCTGTACCATTTGCTTTAGTTATGATCACAACAAAACATTACCTAACTCAGCAAAATCTAACACCATTATTACTCCAGCAAACATGGACCTGTATGTAACTATGCTTCTATAGGGATCAaagcaacaattttttttaatttaaccaTGAGTGCATGAAAAAATTAGAGTATCACCACATTTGTCCTTGTGGAAGACTGAAGCTGTCACACAAAAGAACATATTTAATAGCTAGTTTGTATCTTTGAAAGACTAATTTGGTGACAAATATTCAAAATTGCTAAAACATGGTGGCACTAATCTTTAGAAGACCAATTTAAGGTTTTACTCAATATTGATCCACATTTTAACAACTGCAGTAAAACCATAAAATTTAACTTAACTGACCATCATAGTGACAAATTGGTATAGAAACAACAGCTGCTTGAGAACTTGGTTTCACCTGCATCCTACAGAGCAAGTACCCCAACATATATTATCACCATTAAGAACGGAACTAAGCAATCAATAAAAACTACTCCATCTTCCGCAACTACATTGCTCGTGTCTCATGACAAATCATTTATCTACACACACTTTGCTTAAGCCATTGTTTGGTGTAGGAATTGAGGGGATGGGTGAAGATGGAATTAGTATAAGTAATTTGGTGGGGGGGAAAAGagaagaatttaaaattaataggACTCTTTGTACTATTTGTCAACTGTTTCTCCTTATCTCTCCATCTCTCTCCTCATTTCTCCTCTATTTATCTTCAACAAACACcttctttcttatttattttcattctttctACCAACTTATTTCCATTCAACcgattttcttttctctaacaAACAGAGCTAGTGAACTCTCCCACCAACAAGAAGCAAAACGTACAACaacaaacacacacacacacacctgTTATAGATAGTCCCGAAAAAATGTCGAAGTCTAGTATACATTGGCGTTTCAACGTTACCAAATtcctacataaaaaaaaaccctCAATCAGCACACGAAACACTTCAATTCCAAAACATTCCCCCGAACAGAGAATCAAGACACGAAACACGTCACCAAAAAGGTCGCGAATCGCCCAGAAGGATAAGAGTCTTTGCTCCAACCGAATTTGCAATAGCCAGAACCCCCTGAAGACGGACGAAGAAAAATGAAGGACTAAACACAAAAGAGTCAGCAGAGAGAACGAATAAACGAAAAAAACGAACCGTCGATGACAACGGACGGAGGGAGGCGTTCGCGGAGGGCGAAAACATGCTGGAGCGAGCCACGTGGCGAGCTCTGAGCAGCCAAGGTCCTGCAATTGTCAATTAGGGCAGAATTGAAGAAGCAAGTGGCGGTGGGAACTTGGAAGAGAAGGGTTAGTTTAAGTAACGTACGGAAGAGGGTAGCCGGAGCTAAGAGCGGTTTCGGCGAAGAGCGCCGAGTGAGGGTGGTGCGTGCGGAGGAAGTGCACCCAGAGGTCGTTGTCGGAGACAAGGGATCGCCACGACTTGCTGAGGAGGCTGAGTCTGGCGGCGTGTTTGGGGCCCAAGAGTCGCACGATTTGCATGAGTATGTCGGCGGGGAGAGGGTCGAAGGCGCCCAGAGGAGAGGGCGCGCGTTCCGATGATGGATTCGGGTTCGGGTTCGGAGCGGTACCCGACCGCTTCAGCGACGCGGATTCGCAGAGTTTTCTGAGCAGCGTGGCCATAACGATAACGCTGCTACAAAACTCTAATGTCTCACCTCTTCTCTCTCCATTTTCTTATCCTCCTTCTTAATCATTCTTCTTCATTGCAATTTTAATATTCTATTTCAATATtctaaaatttacaaattttaaaacattttataataagataataaattttaaaataattaaaaatactttttctttgaaattttaatcATAAGAATTCATTGGATTTTACATGAATTTATGACatgtaaaatagttttataaaattctaATAGTTCTCTTTGATGTGTTTtggatgaaaaataaataaaactattacATTTTTCAACCTTTAAATaactaaattgattttaaatttatgttctcttaagcatgaagaaaagaaatgaaagaTGTAAGTGGAAAGTTCATTGTCGTTTATATAATAAAGCATTAATTTACcttcaatttatttattgtgtAGACCTTAGGTTGTTGAATCTTTTGGTAGTAGGTGAGTTGACCACAAATAGATAAATTATTTCAAGAGAGTCTAAACCACTTAATCTAAATTAGGGAAGAATAatataagaattttttatttttatttagattatGTATTGTCTTATATTTTATACCAAATTAAATTATCTGAGATGATTGTAATTCTTTTTTGAACATTTATATGTGAAGTTATGATTATCACggatattatatttatatcattCAAGACTTACGATGAATGAATTAAGTGAATTAGTTTATAATGATTTATGAGTATCGATCCTGAAAAACTTCACTCAATATTGATTATATTTGTGAAATATCGACCCACTCAATATGATTTATGAGTTTTTGGCACTTGGTTTGG encodes:
- the LOC137808574 gene encoding actin-related protein 8-like, whose protein sequence is MATLLRKLCESASLKRSGTAPNPNPNPSSERAPSPLGAFDPLPADILMQIVRLLGPKHAARLSLLSKSWRSLVSDNDLWVHFLRTHHPHSALFAETALSSGYPLPTLAAQSSPRGSLQHVFALRERLPPSVVIDGGSGYCKFGWSKDSYPSGRFATFLEFGNVETPMYTRLRHFFGTIYNRMQVKPSSQAAVVSIPICHYDDTESAKASRQQLKEAIYAALFDMNVPAVCALNQGTLALYAAKQTSGIAVNIGFQVTSIVPILNGKVMRKVGVEVVGLGALKLTGFLRKQMQENNISFESLYTVRTLKEKLCYVAADYEAELLKDTQASFEAVEGLFTLSKERFQTGEILFQPRLAGVRAMGLHQAIALCMDHCYSAELAVNKDWYKTVVLSGGTACLPGLAERLEKELHLSLPPSISNGIKVIPPPFGVDTAWFGGTIIGSLSTFPGPWCTTKKQFRQKSKLNRIW